From Pogoniulus pusillus isolate bPogPus1 chromosome 5, bPogPus1.pri, whole genome shotgun sequence, the proteins below share one genomic window:
- the NHLH2 gene encoding helix-loop-helix protein 2 isoform X1 has translation MVHDGHHLSPVPRLLCFLRGHRPACSPARLSPATRPGGEGQPLATGPGREGRHVPAPASPHASPLYPSRCRCRGADPALSGSLSREGSSAPSKMMLSPDQAADSDHPSSAPSDPESLGGADAQSLSCCISDPEPAEGGGGGGEGRGGGGEGRGGGRPGLHPPPLSREEKRRRRRATAKYRSAHATRERIRVEAFNLAFAELRKLLPTLPPDKKLSKIEILRLAICYISYLNHVLDV, from the coding sequence ATGGTACATGACGGGCATCATCTATCCCCGGTACCGCGTTTGTTGTGCTTCCTCAGGGGGCACCGACCCGCCTGCTCCCCCGCCCGCCTCTCCCCCGCCACCCGGCCGGGTGGAGAGGGACAGCCACTGGCGACGGGGCCAGGGCGCGAGGGTCGAcatgtccctgcccctgcctcccccCATGCCTCGCCCCTTTACCCCTCCCGATGCCGGTGCCGAGGGGCTGACCCCGCTCTCTCTGGTTCTCTGTCCCGGGAAGGCTCCTCCGCCCCCTCCAAGATGATGCTTAGCCCGGATCAAGCTGCCGACTCCGACCACCCCTCCTCGGCTCCCTCCGACCCGGAGTCCCTGGGCGGCGCGGACGCTCAATCGCTCAGCTGCTGCATCTCCGACCCGGAGCCCGCCGagggcggtggcggcggcggggagGGCCGAGGCGGCGGCGGGGAGGGCAGGGGCGGGGGCCGGCCCGGGCTGCACCCTCCGCCGCTGAGCCGGGAGGAGAAGAGACGGAGGCGACGAGCCACGGCCAAGTACCGCTCGGCCCACGCCACGCGTGAGCGGATCCGCGTGGAGGCCTTCAACCTGGCCTTCGCCGAGCTGCGcaagctgctgcccaccctgccccccGACAAGAAGCTCTCTAAGATCGAGATTCTGCGCCTCGCCATCTGCTACATCTCCTATCTCAACCACGTCCTGGACGTGTAA
- the NHLH2 gene encoding helix-loop-helix protein 2 isoform X2 has protein sequence MMLSPDQAADSDHPSSAPSDPESLGGADAQSLSCCISDPEPAEGGGGGGEGRGGGGEGRGGGRPGLHPPPLSREEKRRRRRATAKYRSAHATRERIRVEAFNLAFAELRKLLPTLPPDKKLSKIEILRLAICYISYLNHVLDV, from the coding sequence ATGATGCTTAGCCCGGATCAAGCTGCCGACTCCGACCACCCCTCCTCGGCTCCCTCCGACCCGGAGTCCCTGGGCGGCGCGGACGCTCAATCGCTCAGCTGCTGCATCTCCGACCCGGAGCCCGCCGagggcggtggcggcggcggggagGGCCGAGGCGGCGGCGGGGAGGGCAGGGGCGGGGGCCGGCCCGGGCTGCACCCTCCGCCGCTGAGCCGGGAGGAGAAGAGACGGAGGCGACGAGCCACGGCCAAGTACCGCTCGGCCCACGCCACGCGTGAGCGGATCCGCGTGGAGGCCTTCAACCTGGCCTTCGCCGAGCTGCGcaagctgctgcccaccctgccccccGACAAGAAGCTCTCTAAGATCGAGATTCTGCGCCTCGCCATCTGCTACATCTCCTATCTCAACCACGTCCTGGACGTGTAA